The nucleotide sequence gtttatagaaaaaaattatgctacttttaattttaagaaaaacgtgattaattttttatggggtaaaattgcgattttgacaatgttcccccatataaaattcaaaataaaccgtattttcgttttcagcaccattaaAACCGTAAAGTAAGTTAAAAAGTTagaaattagccattcaccacaccgtggttttTTGTGGTGCGCCACTCGTCTATagagtcacataacttttttcctattgcatatttttacttaaaattttccagaacACTTCATCACGAATTATGTTTTATtcctgtgttggttaaaattattaACTAAAAAGTTTGCCacttaacttttttaaataaacgtgAAACTATCGAAATCTGAcggcaaaatatttaaaaattaacaactcatATTTTAATACGTTTAAACGTTTTGAACAAGTCTCGTTGTCATCTAAATTCTCGAAAGATGGTAcggtaaaattttcaaaaggaaatatttacagcaagcaaagatacagtgaggtaaaatttaaaaatcatcaaaatttatttttagcatttttgcaaaaaatttgaattttgaacatgttccaccaattctagataaaaataaacttcatttatTCATTTCAGCGGTctctaaaatataaataatgactaaaatttgccattcacctatcatggtcgctttttctatttctaagcctcaaattaggggtgtgctgCTCGCCTAGTAGAACATGTCAAATCACAGGatttatgttggtgataaatacatagtagtctgatttttacatgagagtttattaaaagggtaataaattagttggaagttctgtccgacccaatacatgggaagttttcgtagtctgactttccaaatttttaacatgttccacaattaaaacttctcctgttccagtgttctcgtacATCCTAGTTTTTCAGAcgagataccgttaagctattaacaaattttttagcttgctattaatcaacttggTATGCGGACACCAGGCCTCTGTAGTCTTACTACATCGCGTTACTCTTATTTAGTACCTCCTTCTTCATCTGGGCTTGATCACGCATAAATCCTGACCTTCATTGAGTGTAAAGCTGGAGTTTACTCTACTGCTATCTACATTGAAAAGAACCTGCACTCGGCAACCTTACGCTTTAATAGTTAAAGAGCAATTTAAAGCTAATACTGAATTACCTGTCATGTGGTGCATATTTTCCAACCCAATCCAAAATTCGCCCATAAGATCACCAAAACCAAATTTATAGTCTCTCCAAGGTAGATAAAAATCTTGGGATCCATCAAACCTCTTCTGAATATGAGTCCAACCACCCCCTTTAGTTTCCATATCGCACAACACAGCAAAAGGTTTATTACTTGTTTTAGGTTTGATTATGTACACATCTGACTTAGTTTTACCTGAAATAGTAATAATCTAatcaacatttaaattttttataacctCCTTCAGTTAAATGGGTCTAGGAAATTTGGTTgagtcgacggaaaattagtcgacaacatttggtcgacaaacagttggtcgaatgcacaattattcatcgaatgtacaataattcatcgacgaacatttgatctaatggatttttcgtcgacaaactgatatttatctttaggataaaggtaTTAATGGTGAAAACGACGGATTACTGGTTTTTATATTGTTAACCggaatattatattatacatatctgaatttttttttggggttttgttaatttttttttctaaatcttaattatttttaaatttaataaaaaaattggctGCGGTGGGAGAGTATACAGCAGATATAAACTGATATTTTAATTAGTGGTGTTGTaccgttcttctttttggtgtcggcgcACTTGCGAACGCAGCATTTCCGGACAAGTCAAATTGATCAAACATTAAAAATCAATAATCCTTCATTTGTCACCATTATTCCCTTTGGGCCTTTGTTGAtgaaaaatccattcgatcaaatggtCGTCGACGagttgtacattcgatgaattgtgcattcgaccaactgtttgtcgaccaaatgttgtcgactaattttccatcgacgaagtgttctcgaccaaatTTCCGACACCGCAGTTAACTAGTAGGTACTTTATAATACAAGCAAAATATAACAATCGTTTAGGTAAATTTTAAtctaatttgaaaaaaaaaattaaataaaaaaaaataaataggaaAGTCATTCGTGGAGTCAGTTCTGATGCATGAGTGTGAGGTATGGACGTTAGGGACGTTAGGGACAGAGTCCAGAAGACGAATCAATGCAGTAGAAATGGACTACTTGCGCCGAAGTGCTGAAGTTTCGAGACAGGAGATAGAGTGTAACGAGGAAATCCGAAGACGAATGCACGTCCAAAACACTGCAGTGGATAGAATAAAGCGGAAGAGCTTAAAGTGGTTTGGTTACGTGTTTCGGATGGATGAACAGCGttggccaaaaaaattattaaagtggAAACCCCAGGTAAGATGAAGAGGGGAAGACCCAGGCTATCCTGGAATGAAAATGTAAGAAAAGTTTTAGATTATACTCAAACTGAGCAGTTGACATGTATAATCcgattataattattgttaataaGTCAGCTTTTGTCAAACATTAATAACTATGGTCTACAGAAAACAGAATTGAAAGGATTTGTATATATGACATGAGTACGCTATGAGCCCAAAGGGCCaaaaagaatattgaaaattactTAAAACACCGCATAAATGAAGGCTATAACAATTACCAGTAAATGAAAACTCGATCTCAGAAAAGTTATAAATAGcccaaaaattatattttatggtaaaatggtatatatgtatgttaccggccaaacccgatttcaggacaaactagtttggcctaggccagaGTTTTATGTTTTCGTCTTTAATAGCACTatattctcccagtcgccatctctgaggcCTCTATCTATCATAGTTTTTTCTATGTAAGTTTCCCATCTTAGAGCAGGTCTTCTTCGCCGTCTTCCTCCCCGCGGGTCCCAGTTCggtaatcttttcggccacctgtgtTCCGgaattctttgtacatgcccgtaccatttcagggctctacttcTACTACCACATCTTTTTTGTagttgagcattctacttctattcaGTTTCAtgtttcctctgttcttattctatcctacctggtgatttgtagacaccttctcataaactccattttaactgttcgtattttattttgtattattgttgtcactggccattcttccgctcttgtagggtaatattcagcactatgccctgaaaaatccttttttgttttctttagttagagtgttcttccatatcactccatggagtgctttccTGGCTTGTTTTTtccgtactattttcatttctatatctttcatacaactCGGTTCATACAATCTCGGTTTATtatttaccctaaatacttaaaagtctttcaactcttaatagggtcttctaaacttacgttgGAATCAGCAACCAATCTGGAATCAATTATTATCGACTATATTAAATTGGTTTAGGCTAGGcgaaactagtttatcctaatataaaaacatacacttctgTATAATCTAGTTTGGCCTGAGTGTGCGTATTTATATATAAACTCGTTTTACCTAGGACAAATTAggttggcctacgcgcgatagaagaaactagtttggcctaggccatactagattatcctaacgcgcttaggacaaactagtttgtcctgaaatcgggtttggccggtaacatttACACTcatcggcacaaaattccgccactcaaaatttttaatttagttcgacaatttataactttattatttgtactccgattttcaagatttttgcatcagtttgtaggtacaggTATTGATATCGTGTGTTAATATTCCGATAACAAAAAAATTGtgttatataatattatgtaattatacgggagtgaatggaaaagttgtattttctcctaattttaagaaattctgtggaaaaattgataTTGTCTCATACTCCTTTCGTATTATGTCGGAGGCGTCGCTAAGATTTTATTTTTggattatccgaatatctcttatCTTGTAAAAGCTGTAAACAAAAACgttgctttgaaggtttatttattgaaaaatatcaaacacacaaaaattaacaacaaaacacaaaattaacaacaaaacagaACAATTTAATAACGGATATGCATACCGGCCCTGGCAAGGTATGGTGAAGTTGTACTGATATTGTACTCCTAGTTTTTACTTAAAACAAGTggtattattaaatagttttttaaaattaaagtgtttatctactagatactactacgtaagtcatctatacgtaattattactttattattgtgaaaagaaaacgtcaaataataaatatacaccaccgttcaatcattttgtgaggttagctagcatgcGGTTGGTTTGTCACTTACCAGAGCCGGACTGAAGCTTTCGCCACCGCAGCTTAAAATGACCTCACACAATGTaaacacaccttccgatctaaccagtccagtaaatcaacgttcgaatatcacaaacagttatgcatcagccgcttcaaattcttttccgagtaagacccaagcaattgtatttagttgtatcgataattctaaactgcaggattatttaattccgttgggcacaataatcaacccaaaaaatattattttttcatctagattatctcataatagaatctgcatgtatttagcaaacaaaaccgtagtagataatttcatgcaataacatggctctatagaagtactcggcgaagttgtaacagcacggagacttgtctctccagcagaaagactagtcttgtctggtgtctgcccgtcaattcctcatcaagtattagttgaagaattacagaatattggtttaaagcttatttccccaataacatttctgaaaattagctcAACTCGTCCCGAATATAGTCATATATTGAGctttcggaggcaagtttatgtaagccctataacatcaccaattccagattctattctaataaatttcgaccaaacaccttaccgcatatttttgtcacaaggtacactcacctgctttatttgcaaaaatacatgacacatatcatcccaatgcaataacagttcactaacggaatcaactcatattgattcaaacaatgaagtaccaaatcaaacagatccaacaagtatattacacaagttcccaaacactcagcagtcatcaagttatgcattatcaaatccgagcatatcacctacacctacaaatctccatgaccaagaaattactaatactcCTACTCATAGCAACACTTTCAGTCGTCCAcattcagcggcaataccgttttcacaaactcCTAAAGCAATATCCCccaatctatcagcacctcttccattagatacaactgcagaaaactccaataaaactgatacatcaccacaactttccgaaacaaccatttcaaccaatcttacaaTCAAAACTTCAAGCTCAACTTCTGTCATTACCAATGAGTCTGCTCCAGTACTTCCAAAGGTAATAAAGCCACAACATctaagtgaaaactctaatagcacttgcgaaaacgcaagttcttccataaaacgcagtattggtgagatcgatactcctccttcagactcagcaatttcatcacaaaatctgtttgcaaaacccaaatcttctaaaccaaaaaaaccgcgctcatctaaagtcccatcgacacgggaaactcttgaaaattttattgataatcatacctcaccattcgttttaaattaccaccaattgtccttactgattgataatgtccaaggctcccccgacactattagcgtcgttaaagaatttacaactgatatgcctggtttactctatcttttacaaagcagctatcaatatgcaaatgatagatctacaaaaactaagtttacaaaacttcaaaagaaacttcttaaccatttagggaaagagatttctgacttagacagtgactcttctgtagataattgctcagtatcatctaactccgaatctgttaacaacattcaactcgatacttcaatggaacattgatggatttttccatggtctttcccaagctcatgaacatggaaAAAGCGTTCAATTTGtatgggttccctcacacgtcggaataacaGGAAATGAAGAAGCTGACAATAGACGAGAATAAATTGCGGTTGCGCGTTTACGTCtaggacataccaggttaacgCACTCTTACCTTTTCACAAAGAGTAATCCACCTATATGCGATCAGTGTAACGtccgattaacagtcgaacactttttaatagtttgtagtaaatatgaccaagaaagacagcgctacaagatcccaaacggtctaccacaggctctaggtcaaaactATTCCTGCgacaatatagttaattatctaaaatCCATAAACATTCTGTACAACCTgtagttgtttacttttgttatttatattttgttccgtcgctaataaccttttggtggatACGACttcttttttctaataaaaaaaaataacggaTATATGTATGTCCTctcgcagcaacgactgctcgaaATCTGTTTGGCTTTGAATAAATTAGATATGTCATCCTTACCTGGGAAATAGCCCGTTATTCCTCTAACAGGTCCAccactgtaccaaattttctggaggcttAGGATGAAGGCTAATTGCTATTttcaattcatcccataaatgctcgatatgattgagatctgatctgcatgcgggccattctaatcttataaATCCAAtctctatttaagatatttatagtcctgtcgccagggggggtacaacggcctcgttaattcagatggacttacccaagttttttttatgtattttgacccgtagaacacgaattttttgggtaacagttgatccggatgtcgataagattgttatagaccaagaacttgaggaatcaaataacagcgatttttggcaaaacaaaacaatattttgtattttttgggtcattttaagcaaaaaatatttctacaagttttttcgtaggatgcacagttttcgagataaacgcggttgaactttcaaaaaatcgaaaaactgcaatttttaaacccgaataacttttgattaaaaaataaaatagcaattctgcttagcgcctttgaaagttcaagtcaaattatgtcggttttgattatttgcattgctaaaaatttattgtgttattgttaaacaaagctacaaacaactagtgcgtgagtgatgtttctatgatttctcatttaaaatcgaacgagtaggtagaataggtactagtgcaatcaagactatttctacgttacatgcgttaaaacgcatgtaaaagcacgggaaaccctacgtgtttatagctttgttaaacaataaaaaaataaatttttaccaatgcaaataatcaaaaccgatataatttgacttaaactttaaactttaaacttttaaaactttttaaaactttttaatcaaaagttattcgggttcaaaaattgcaatttttcgatttttttaaagttcaaccgcgtttatctcgaaaactgtgcatcctacgaaaaaacttgtagaaatattttttacttaaaatggcccacaaaatacaaaatattgttttgttttgccaaaaatcgctgttatttgattcctcaagttcttggtatataacaatcttatcgacatccggatcaactgttacccaaaaaattcgtgttctacgggtcaaaatacataaaaaaaacttgagtaagtccatctgaattaacgaggccgttgtaccccccctggcgacaggactattatgcttatgagtcaatcagtatttttatttatagaaaaTTGTGCAGCtattacaagaaaagagatattcggataattctaACAACAAAATCTTAGGCTCTTCAATTCTTCaatagaattttttaaagttaggagaaaatacaacactTCCATTCACCACCGTATAATATCacctattcaaaaaaatttttgtcgtcggaataataacaaacgatatcaatatatgtacctacaaactgatgtaagaatcttgaaaatcggagtacaaacaataaagttataaattgtcaaacttaatcaaacatttttAGTGGCGCAATTTTGTGTCCGTGAGTGTATGTCAaaccctaaaatatttttattttctcacCACTTTTCAAAATTTCTTTGCAACTACTTGGATAGGCGTCTTCAGCTTCAGAAAATGCTTGTGCTGGATTTAAGCGACAAAACGGTATTTGACTTTTACCAATCAGATACTTGCACTCATCGAAtacattttttaaagtgttttcaGATTCTTGTAAACCATTTAATTTATCGACTACAGATGAAAGCATCATGACAGCCTTTACGAAGTCTTCTATGGCAGCTATAAAAGTgagataaaaattaaataattataacaCTAACAAAATGTGTCTGAATAACGTTACgaattgtccttcacattacatttcgaacatttgtactaatggtagtggcattttctggccgctgatcacagtttaaagaagaagaataagaaaaaagaagatattaggcttcttgacacgtgacgtgcgcacatcactgtttttttctgtgcgcggctgatcacacgcgtgttcgaaataattttataaaaattgttaaaaagcgtTTAAAATGCCAAAAAGGTCATCAAAGAGTGATTGTTTATCTCGAAAGCGGCGGAAATATGAAGAGTTGCAACAGAAATTGGTAAAGTTTAGAGAGGAAATTGATGAAAAGGATtcaggtatttatatgatattttttgattttcttatggtagttaaattaaatttagcgTGAATAAATAGAGctatatttattaattgtttacaaagtgacaattttaatcaaatttaaacatggagtcttttattttgttgttatcaaCATATTTTTCTGTTGCCATATTACATGTTTTTTCGCCATCTTCCTGTTCGAATATAAAACAGGCACTATGTTGCCGGACTGCActggttttcctattaatgtttatttcgtaAAAAATGGGTTAACATAAATGACATGCAAAAACGTCACATTTTGCAAAGGAAAGTTATATTGTTTTGTCTCAATAAGGTGccttaaggtagcccaaagtaatacagactaaataaTTAAGGATATAACAATAAATCAGAGGGCACTTTTAAgttgcccagaaaatctttatgattatttgacctgcttctatttctcagaggcagtttatagtagcccagaagtatagaatggaatatatttttatttatctaattttacacattttacttcgaatttacatcacaagaatagcaagttacttacacaaaatttgtgtttggcttgtcttcaaacaataataataaggGAGCAGGTATTTTTtaatagcccagaaaatctttatgatttatttgaTATGCTCCTATTTCTCAGAAGTATTTTTtaatagcccagaaaatctttatgatttatttgagatgctcctatttctcagaggtattttGTAGTAGCCcagaaatttaaaatagaatacataatatttatttaaatatttttttgtacattttaccTTGATTTCACTTTTTAAGCGTAGCAAGTTTACTTACAATAAAtgtttgtttggttttgtcaaaatattaaaaataatacagaaAATGAGATCCAATGTAATTTGAGCATAATTGAAGATTTTGAGTAAAGATCTACAACCAGCAGTACTTATTGAGGAGTCGCAACAACAGACAGAAGATTTTTTCATTGGATTGGTACCTACACAAAAAGAAtctatttctctaaatatgatCAACTTAATTGGGGAAGACCCATTAAAAACTAACCTTAATTCTTCTGAAATGTTGCCAGATGTAGCAAAAAGGCTAAACTATTATTTTTCCAAAGGCTTAGACAAAAGTATTGTGGGTAAACTTACAGAAAAATTCTTACCTGCTAAAAACTGCGAAAGACTTTGCCCACCTCAGTTGAATTCTGGGATTTTATCtgccataaaagataaaaataaaattagggaaGATAAATACTTGCAAACTATGCAAACAATTTTAGCTGCAAATATTATGTCCCTTTATAAAGAGGTCGAATTAGGATTAAACAAAAAAAGGAATATCGAAACAATTGCCAATTCCATAAACTTCAATATAGAagtgttttattttatttcaatatagaAGATGCCCTTGCACAAAAGATTTTTGCTCAgttcttcattaaatttaaaatttaaaaaattattagacgAGCAACTTatagataaatatttatttgggGAGAATTTTATTGAAATGTTGAAAGAAACCAAAGATACAAGATCAGCAGCTTTTCAAGTCAGCTCTATAATGAAGCCACTAAAGCCACTTTTTATCCGAAGACCGCGCCACAAGGCCAAGCTGTTTTTTCCACTCAGCATCCAACAAGAGTTCTTCCAGAATCTAACATCTTCAATCAGCagagtttaaacttcaatccGGCCTCGAACAGACCAAGATTTTGACAAAGCCAGTACCCAAATCATCCTCAACCAACATCGAGATACAAACAGTCGAGCAGACAACAGCACAAAAACCGAACCAGAACAACCAGGAGGTCATAttaaaggtaaataaaaaatcagcAGGAAATGTggctaattattttaaaaaccggAAACAGATTACTTCGGACAACAAAGTTTTAAGTTGGGtccaaggttttaatattttatttaaaacaacactgtctcaagagagagcaccaaaagttttTCATAGACCCAAATGAGTCGTATGATTTAGCTATAGAGCAATTACTTGATAAGGGagctatttctccttcttcacatacaagAGAGCAAATtcctttcttcacattttctagtGCCCATTAAAAGTACGGAAGTCatagatttgttttaaatttaaaacagttaaattgctttatagaagcccCACTTTTTAAGTTGGAAGACTATAGGTCAGttctcaagctcattttcaagaGTAGTTTTATGGCAAAAGTAGATTTACAAGATGCCTATTTGGCTATCCTTcttaatgaaaataaaaaaaaatatttaaaatttgaatacaaaaaatattctGTATCATTTTAACTTCTTACCATTTGGTTTGAATATCTCGCCTTTTATATTTACGAAAACCTTAAAACCAGCCTTAAACAATCTAAGAACAAGAGGCTTTACTTCTGTCATTTTTTTAGATGACACTTTACTGATTTTAAAATCATATTTAGGATTTAaagaaaaatattgttgaaacttGTTCTATGTTTTCCCGcctgggatttactataaataaaggaaaaagtatac is from Diabrotica virgifera virgifera chromosome 9, PGI_DIABVI_V3a and encodes:
- the LOC114345097 gene encoding microfibril-associated glycoprotein 4-like; the protein is MMLSSVVDKLNGLQESENTLKNVFDECKYLIGKSQIPFCRLNPAQAFSEAEDAYPSSCKEILKSGKTKSDVYIIKPKTSNKPFAVLCDMETKGGGWTHIQKRFDGSQDFYLPWRDYKFGFGDLMGEFWIGLENMHHMTAFERNELLVELTDTDQTKSYAQYASFSISNEKDGYKLNKLGGYSGDAGDSLSRHLYAKFSTLDVDLDNSTTTSCAQEFEGAWWYEHCHQSNLNGKFLTVVLPGGKNGHGLSWHALKNSYENLAGSRMMIRPILK